Below is a window of Propionispora vibrioides DNA.
AAACATGCACACGGAGCTAGGAACCTTGATCAAACAGATAAATGCCAAGCTGGTTGGGCACTTTCGCTACTATGGGGTAACCGACAACAGCAATGGAATCCATACCTTTGGATACTGCGTACGGCGTAAATTGTTTGAAATACTCAATCGCAGAAGCCAAAAGAAGAGCTTGACGTGGGAAGGATTTGCAAAACTAACAGATAGATTCCCGCTAGCAAAAGCGAGAATCTATGTGAATATCTATGGCTAAACGTAAGTAAATGCTGCTATGAAGAGCCGGATGCCTTAATAGGGCAAGTCCGGTTCCGTGAGGGGGGCTGGAATGTGAGTTCCGCCTCTACTCGACCGAAGCGCGTAACTGGCAGTGTATAATGTCCCTCAACATGAGGTACAGAAAGAAAAAAAGAGTTATAATAGGTTAATGGATGTGTTATAGCCTAAAAATGAACTAAAGATAAAATATGTAACTGGACGTGGTTGGAAGACAATGGACAATCATATAACATGGTATAGAAACAAGCAAATTGAACGAACGATGGCTAATCTGGAAAAGCATAATATTGGCGCTTTTTATGTTGCTGATGAATTGGCGTTAAAAGAAAAGATAAAACAGTTGATCCCCGAGCATTCAACGGTGGCAGTGGGAGACTCGGTAACGCTTGGAGAGACAGGCATACTGGAACTTTTGCGTAACGGCTGCTACAACTTTCTGGACAAATACCGGCAGGGCATTAGCCGGGAGGAGAAAAAAGCGTTATACCGGCAGAGCTTTGGTGCGGATACATTTCTAGCTAGTACAAACGCCTTAACCGAGGAGGGCGAATTATACAACATTGATGGCAATGGCAGTAGAGTAGCTGCTATGATCTATGGCCCGGAGCAGGTTATTATTGTGGCCGGAATTAATAAGCTGGTAAGAAATCTGGAGGAAGCGGAAAAACGGACAAGGCACTACGCTGCTCCCCTGGATGCGAAACGGTTAAACAAGAAGACGCCTTGCGCTGCGTTGGGATATTGTGTGGATTGTAAAAGTGAAGAACGGATATGTAACAGCTTTGTCGTGATTAAACGGCAATTTATCAAAGACCGTATCAAAGTGGTGATTGTGGGCAGGGAACTGGGGTATTAAGATACCGGTTGCCTGCCCTGTATTTTCGGGTAATTTGTGGGGAGAGTATTTTTGATTTGAGCGGTGATGGGTGTAAGAACAATGAAGGTTGGCCGCGCCGGCGCGTAAAGGGAGCGGCTTTAGCGGAGTGGCGGAGGAACTGGGCAAATTGGCGAAAGCTTTGCAGGGACAGTAAAGATTTTAAAGTATAGTCAGTATCGGATAAGCTCGGTGAGAATGTCCCAGGAC
It encodes the following:
- a CDS encoding lactate utilization protein — protein: MDNHITWYRNKQIERTMANLEKHNIGAFYVADELALKEKIKQLIPEHSTVAVGDSVTLGETGILELLRNGCYNFLDKYRQGISREEKKALYRQSFGADTFLASTNALTEEGELYNIDGNGSRVAAMIYGPEQVIIVAGINKLVRNLEEAEKRTRHYAAPLDAKRLNKKTPCAALGYCVDCKSEERICNSFVVIKRQFIKDRIKVVIVGRELGY
- a CDS encoding group II intron maturase-specific domain-containing protein, with product NMHTELGTLIKQINAKLVGHFRYYGVTDNSNGIHTFGYCVRRKLFEILNRRSQKKSLTWEGFAKLTDRFPLAKARIYVNIYG